A region from the Halichondria panicea chromosome 11, odHalPani1.1, whole genome shotgun sequence genome encodes:
- the LOC135343803 gene encoding uncharacterized protein LOC135343803 isoform X2, with the protein MYFLMDTVQGTIYTQWHFTFSGRPVVSQEHRNSPTRTTRVQTSFATRCSCSYVTTTETKEKKAEHCSQQFCIAFDLYNLLYYKTTFLVPPHVKSEETRVYQMDVVSGVMPPASMQAMLDTCINSSYGQPAINELQAQKGALRQHINDNHPKNLTSCLEQLQVLDWH; encoded by the exons ATGTATTTTCTGATGGACACAGTGCAGGGAACTATTTACACACAATGGCATTTTACTTTCTCGGGTCGACCAGTAGTCTCGCAAGAACATAGAAATTCG CCGACCCGAACCACAAGGGTACAGACTTCATTCGCAACAAGATGCAGCTGCAG TTACGTTACAACAACAGAGACGAAGGAAAAGAAAGCTGAGCACTGCAGTCAACAATTTTGCATTGCCTTTGATCTATACAATCTGTTGTACTACAAAACCACATTCTTGGTACCACCACATGTGAAG AGTGAGGAGACCAGAGTGTATCAGATGGATGTGGTCTCGGGAGTGATGCCGCCAGCATCAATGCAGGCCATGTTGGATACATGCATCAACTCATCGTATGGTCAGCCCGCTATCAACGAG CTTCAGGCCCAGAAGGGTGCCCTGAGGCAGCACATAAATGACAACCACCCCAAAAACCTGACGTC CTGTTTGGAGCAGCTACAAGTGCTGGACTGGcattga
- the LOC135343803 gene encoding uncharacterized protein LOC135343803 isoform X1, whose amino-acid sequence MYFLMDTVQGTIYTQWHFTFSGRPVVSQEHRNSPTRTTRVQTSFATRCSCSYVTTTETKEKKAEHCSQQFCIAFDLYNLLYYKTTFLVPPHVKSEETRVYQMDVVSGVMPPASMQAMLDTCINSSYGQPAINELQAQKGALRQHINDNHPKNLTSYVHMHLFGAATSAGLALNFSEAHSKISNIQT is encoded by the exons ATGTATTTTCTGATGGACACAGTGCAGGGAACTATTTACACACAATGGCATTTTACTTTCTCGGGTCGACCAGTAGTCTCGCAAGAACATAGAAATTCG CCGACCCGAACCACAAGGGTACAGACTTCATTCGCAACAAGATGCAGCTGCAG TTACGTTACAACAACAGAGACGAAGGAAAAGAAAGCTGAGCACTGCAGTCAACAATTTTGCATTGCCTTTGATCTATACAATCTGTTGTACTACAAAACCACATTCTTGGTACCACCACATGTGAAG AGTGAGGAGACCAGAGTGTATCAGATGGATGTGGTCTCGGGAGTGATGCCGCCAGCATCAATGCAGGCCATGTTGGATACATGCATCAACTCATCGTATGGTCAGCCCGCTATCAACGAG CTTCAGGCCCAGAAGGGTGCCCTGAGGCAGCACATAAATGACAACCACCCCAAAAACCTGACGTCGTACGtacatatgcat CTGTTTGGAGCAGCTACAAGTGCTGGACTGGcattgaatttcagtgaagccCACTCAAAGATCAGCAATATCCAAACGTAA
- the LOC135343803 gene encoding uncharacterized protein LOC135343803 isoform X3 — translation MYFLMDTVQGTIYTQWHFTFSGRPVVSQEHRNSPTRTTRVQTSFATRCSCSYVTTTETKEKKAEHCSQQFCIAFDLYNLLYYKTTFLVPPHVKSEETRVYQMDVVSGVMPPASMQAMLDTCINSSYGQPAINELFGAATSAGLALNFSEAHSKISNIQT, via the exons ATGTATTTTCTGATGGACACAGTGCAGGGAACTATTTACACACAATGGCATTTTACTTTCTCGGGTCGACCAGTAGTCTCGCAAGAACATAGAAATTCG CCGACCCGAACCACAAGGGTACAGACTTCATTCGCAACAAGATGCAGCTGCAG TTACGTTACAACAACAGAGACGAAGGAAAAGAAAGCTGAGCACTGCAGTCAACAATTTTGCATTGCCTTTGATCTATACAATCTGTTGTACTACAAAACCACATTCTTGGTACCACCACATGTGAAG AGTGAGGAGACCAGAGTGTATCAGATGGATGTGGTCTCGGGAGTGATGCCGCCAGCATCAATGCAGGCCATGTTGGATACATGCATCAACTCATCGTATGGTCAGCCCGCTATCAACGAG CTGTTTGGAGCAGCTACAAGTGCTGGACTGGcattgaatttcagtgaagccCACTCAAAGATCAGCAATATCCAAACGTAA
- the LOC135343882 gene encoding uncharacterized protein LOC135343882 — MKTFALFLLCTVFALSSAKPPQDYISFFIKEIEKQMSLKKLSMATVQEKSGEEICQSARYSHKGVTTYVHVCESGMDSQGMNEYCFVSNGLCCVPPSETFPPSPVEAYTLKLSDQVSTSVNFYSSGGSRGVCYDIENEAIEGCSGCRQADCVESRCTQNTLTGSMDSCNNDGCVCKEGFAPPDCCNCDLTGVSGRPHYLDPVTNKCTPYCRNNCPQPTLSGCDKCTVGYKPRDCCQCEDGYFDKQGICTKPVCENNVELCTGGVCTCDAGYMPQDCCNCAPGYYKDKTDNTCKLPCVDNVDECVNGECSCKPGYLSPDCCECDKNYYKDPVDKKCKLPECPHNLKAPCVDGACTCKDGYLPQDCCKCAPGYYKDGDECKLPCDTVETCVGGVCTCQKNYVPPDCCDCEKDLYKGPDGKCLAPCVNNFVSCTRGVCTCKSGFSGDDCCTESCTPTQDVYFLIDATSSYTTQNFGQTQYSTQLMISALNPGSSATTGTRLALVMYPTLKGKETTEQLRNNPRTSVDLLDIGVSCTEAVGKFNNLIDGFLNTNRATPVSPYLSLTKSRLTYPATAFELLNKKLDKAIRDGEEKSDRRRVVIVITDGVNDEYTDTAAQQKKNPKLEEQIKKLGEITKNTNVIAAGNDGGFGSDIDGKAQFMKDLKLIAGENVVVDSDALKLAQKLVQKMIDLNTICKADGEEILKRLQDSNEVQSFYYCMLTRDPKSTATRVCQRYCKGKTPEQCRAPPQCPGGPAGEKNPWYVGSKNYNHYGDPAISQEKMSTKSELQKEMLAVVEELLLERIMSKGTN; from the exons ATGAAGACATTCGCTCTGTTTCTCCTGTGCACTGTCTTTGCTCTTTCCTCGGCCAAGCCGCCGCAGGACTACATTAGCTTTTTTATTAAAGAAATAGAAAAACAAATGAGTCTGAAGAAATTATCCATGGCTACTGTGCAAGAGAAATCTGGTGAAGAAATCTGCCAGTCTGCCAGGTACAGCCATAAGGGTGTCACAACATACGTCCATGTTTGTGAGAGTGGAATGGATTCTCAAG GAATGAATGAGTACTGTTTCGTTAGTAATGGACTTTGTTGCGTACCTCCTTCCGAGACTTTCCCTCCAAGTCCTGTGGAAGCGTACACACTCAAACTCAGTGACCAGGTCTCAACAAGCGTTAATTTCTACTCATCTGGTGGATCGAGAG GAGTGTGTTATGATATTGAAAACGAGGCCATTGAAGGTTGCAGTGGGTGCAGACAAGCAGATTGTGTTGAATCAA GATGCACTCAGAATACTCTGACTGGGAGTATGGATAGTTGTAATAACGATGGCTGTGTTTGCAAAGAGGGCTTTGCCCCTCCCGACTGCTGCAACTGTGATCTGACGGGAGTTAGTGGACGACCTCATTACTTGGACCCAGTCACAAATAAGTGCACAC CTTACTGTCGAAACAATTGCCCACAGCCAACACTAAGCGGGTGTGATAAGTGTACAGTTGGATACAAGCCTAGAGACTGCTGCCAATGTGAAGATGGCTACTTTGACAAGCAGGGAATATGTACTA AACCCGTCTGTGAGAACAATGTGGAACTTTGTACTGGTGGAGTGTGTACCTGCGATGCGGGATATATGCCTCAAGACTGCTGCAATTGTGCTCCAGGATATTACAAGGATAAAACAGATAATACCTGCAAAC TACCATGTGTGGACAATGTGGACGAGTGTGTCAATGGAGAGTGTTCGTGTAAACCTGGATACTTGTCTCCCGACTGCTGCGAATGTGATAAAAACTATTACAAGGATCCTGTAGATAAGAAGTGCAAAC TGCCAGAGTGTCCGCATAATCTAAAAGCTCCGTGTGTTGATGGAGCGTGCACCTGTAAAGATGGCTATTTACCTCAGGACTGCTGCAAGTGTGCTCCCGGATATTACAAAGATGGTGATGAATGCAAAT TACCTTGCGATACTGTTGAAACCTGTGTTGGTGGCGTGTGCACCTGTCAAAAGAATTACGTACCACCTGATTGCTGTGACTGTGAGAAGGACTTGTACAAGGGTCCTGACGGAAAATGCCTTG CACCTTGTGTGAACAATTTTGTGTCCTGTACCAGAGGGGTGTGCACGTGTAAAAGTGGATTCAGTGGAGACGATTGTTGCACGGAGAGTTGCACCCCTACCCAAGACGTCTACTTTTTGATTGATGCCACTTCCAGTTATACTACTCAAAATTTCGGTCAAACCCAATACAGCACCCAATTGATGATATCAGCATTGAATCCGGGGAGTAGCGCTACTACAGGAACTCGTCTCGCTTTAGTAATGTACCCTACTCTTAAGGGAAAGGAAACAACTGAGCAATTAAGAAATAATCCCCGAACATCTGTTGATCTTTTGGACATAGGTGTTAGTTGTACCGAAGCAGTCGGAAAATTCAACAACTTAATTGATGGTTTTTTGAACACCAATAGAGCCACCCCAGTGAGTCCTTACCTAAGTTTAACGAAAAGTAGATTGACGTATCCTGCAACAGCATTTGAATTACTCAATAAGAAATTAGACAAGGCAATTCGTGATGGGGAAGAAAAATCTGATCGTCGACGAGTGGTTATTGTGATTACAGATGGAGTTAACGATGAATATACGGATACTGCAGCCCAACAGAAAAAGAATCCCAAACTAGAGGAGCAGATTAAAAAACTCGGAGAAATAACTAAAAATACCAACGTCATAGCTGCAGGCAATGATGGAGGTTTTGGAAGCGATATTGATGGGAAAGCACAATTCATGAAGGATTTGAAATTGATTGCTGGAGAAAATGTTGTCGTTGACAGCGATGCCTTAAAATTAGCCCAAAAACTCGTACAGAAAATGATTGATCTCAACACAATTTGTAAAGCAGATG GTGAGGAAATATTGAAACGTCTTCAAGACTCTAACGAAGTCCAATCATTCTACTATTGCATGCTTACTCGTGATCCTAAAAGCACCGCCACAAGGGTATGTCAACGATACTGCAAGGGCAAAACACCTGAACAGTGCCGGGCCCCCCCTCAGTGCCCTGGAGGACCAGCTG GGGAAAAAAATCCATGGTACGTTGGTTCCAAAAACTACAATCACTACGGGGATCCAGCAATCAGCCAGGAAAAAATGAGCACCAAGA GTGAGCTTCAGAAGGAGATGCTCGCTGTTGTTGAGGAGTTACTGCTCGAGAGAATTATGAGCAAGGGCACGAACTAA
- the LOC135343483 gene encoding uncharacterized protein LOC135343483 has protein sequence MRRWEGLLKERLFFLAVPPLEASLAGGGYIYMDDLRALEQVVLKGAPPLYCLGAIVTPYVVAEWERLLASHPDRDFVAYIVRGITSGFRIGVDPSLINGQFQSTNSNMQSARDNAQVIDSYLGTECSLNRVIGPLPVDTPGIHVNRFGVIPKANQPGKWRLIVDLSHPTDFSVNDGIPQPLCSLRYVTVDSVVHIIQQCGKGALLAKLDLESAYRNVPVHPSDRWLLGMKWKGALYVDAALPLGLRSAPKIFNAVADALLWIMGFQGVPLGIHYLDDFLLVGKPGLGDCAHSLQTALATCQTLGVPVAPHKVEGPSTVLTFLGICLDTINMKVRLPKDKLVRLQACIHTWEGKRMCIKRDLLSLLGMLHHAAKVVPPGRTFLRKMIDTSTQNHHHIRL, from the coding sequence ATGCGCAGATGGGAGGGTTTGTTAAAAGAACGATTGTTCTTCCTTGCAGTTCCCCCTCTTGAAGCCTCACTGGCAGGAGGTGGCTACATCTACATGGATGATCTTCGTGCACTGGAGCAAGTGGTATTAAAGGGAGCCCCACCGCTGTACTGTTTGGGGGCCATTGTTACACCTTATGTCGTGGCAGAGTGGGAAAGGCTACTAGCATCCCACCCAGACAGGGACTTTGTGGCCTACATTGTTCGTGGCATTACATCGGGTTTTCGCATTGGTGTAGACCCATCTCTCATAAACGGGCAATTTCAGAGTACAAACAGTAACATGCAATCGGCGAGAGATAACGCTCAGGTTATTGATAGCTACTTGGGCACAGAATGCTCATTGAACAGAGTAATTGGCCCCTTGCCCGTGGACACCCCTGGTATTCATGTGAATAGGTTTGGGGTAATCCCGAAAGCAAACCAGCCAGGTAAATGGAGGCTCATAGTTGACCTGTCACACCCCACTGATTTCAGTGTCAACGATGGTATTCCCCAGCCCCTGTGCTCCCTACGGTACGTCACTGTGGACTCGGTGGTGCACATAATCCAGCAGTGTGGCAAGGGCGCCCTTCTTGCGAAACTTGATCTGGAGAGTGCGTATCGTAATGTGCCGGTTCACCCTAGTGACCGCTGGCTTCTCGGTATGAAATGGAAAGGGGCCCTTTATGTGGACGCTGCATTACCGTTGGGTTTGAGATCGGCCCCCAAGATATTCAATGCAGTCGCTGATGCCTTGCTGTGGATAATGGGTTTCCAAGGGGTGCCGTTGGGGATTCACTACTTGGACGACTTCCTGCTGGTGGGGAAGCCTGGATTAGGGGATTGTGCCCACTCCCTTCAGACAGCCCTGGCGACATGTCAGACACTGGGAGTCCCAGTGGCCCCCCATAAGGTGGAAGGCCCGTCAACGGTTTTGACTTTCCTGGGGATCTGCCTTGACACAATTAACATGAAAGTCCGGCTGCCAAAAGACAAATTGGTAAGGCTACAGGCATGTATTCACACATGGGAAGGCAAGAGAATGTGCATAAAGAGGGATCTTCTCTCCCTGCTGGGAATGCTTCACCATGCTGCCAAGGTTGTTCCACCGGGGCGGACATTCCTGAGAAAGATGATCGACACGTCGACTCAGAACCATCACCACATTCGGCTATAG
- the LOC135343484 gene encoding uncharacterized protein LOC135343484 — protein MLSLFKAEFGFTIVAEHLPGRLNIAADALSRDKLSHFFQICPKAPQTPVVIPQELFQALIATQLDWTSVSWKRMFHSILVKGLAKSTQNTYKAGQARYIKFCAMFSWSPFPISESCASSFVAFLAGEGLKHGTIKVYLSGVRYSQIAAGYKDPFATPWHCLEYVLKGIKRDQAEKGIKSKPRLPMTPTILRKLKQVWNVSSEDHDTKMIWAACCLGFFGFLRCGEMTVPSYDPSCHLSYRDLAVDHQDKPNTIKIRIKASKTDPFRKGVDIFLGRTGTDLCPVTALLNYLCARGSSQGPLFVFADGKLLSRSQFVDRLRKGLQEAGIDPTTYCSHSRSSNDGS, from the coding sequence ATGCTTAGCCTTTTCAAGGCAGAGTTTGGCTTCACCATAGTGGCAGAGCACTTACCTGGTAGATTGAACATTGCTGCAGATGCATTATCTAGAGACAAACTATCTCACTTCTTCCAGATCTGCCCCAAGGCCCCTCAGACTCCGGTAGTAATCCCACAGGAACTGTTTCAGGCCCTCATTGCCACGCAACTGGACTGGACGTCTGTGAGCTGGAAAAGAATGTTTCATTCTATTTTAGTGAAAGGTTTAGCAAAATCGACACAAAACACTTACAAAGCGGGTCAGGCCCGGTATATTAAATTTTGTGCTATGTTCTCGTGGTCACCATTTCCAATATCAGAATCATGTGCCTCTTCATTTGTTGCCTTTTTAGCAGGGGAGGGTCTAAAGCATGGCACTATTAAGGTGTACCTGTCTGGAGTGAGGTACTCTCAAATCGCAGCAGGTTACAAGGATCCGTTTGCCACCCCGTGGCATTGTCTCGAGTACGTGCTCAAAGGGATCAAGAGGGACCAGGCCGAAAAGGGCATAAAATCCAAACCTCGCTTGCCCATGACCCCAACCATTCTTCGAAAGTTGAAACAGGTTTGGAATGTGTCTTCTGAGGACCACGACACAAAAATGATTTGGGCGGCTTGTTGCCTGGGTTTCTTCGGTTTTCTCCGATGTGGCGAAATGACTGTGCCCAGCTATGATCCATCTTGCCATCTGTCATATCGGGATCTGGCGGTGGATCACCAGGACAAGCCCAACACCATCAAAATACGCATTAAGGCGTCTAAAACAGACCCCTTTCGTAAGGGTGTGGACATCTTCTTGGGTCGAACAGGAACAGATTTGTGTCCTGTAACAGCCCTGTTGAACTACCTTTGTGCTAGAGGTTCTTCGCAGGGTCCGTTATTTGTTTTCGCGGACGGGAAATTGTTATCTCGTTCTCAATTTGTTGATCGGCTGCGAAAAGGTTTGCAGGAGGCCGGTATAGACCCTACTACTTATTGCAGCCACAGTCGGAGCAGCAACGACGGCAGCTAA